A part of Rattus rattus isolate New Zealand chromosome 6, Rrattus_CSIRO_v1, whole genome shotgun sequence genomic DNA contains:
- the Snx10 gene encoding sorting nexin-10, with the protein MFPEQQKEEFVSVWVRDPRIQKEDFWHSYIDYEICIHTNSMCFTMKTSCVRRRYREFVWLRQRLQSNALLVQLPELPSKNLFFNMNNRQHVDQRRQGLEDFLRKVLQNALLLSDSSLHLFLQSHLNSEDIEACVSGQTKYSVEEAIHKFALMNRRFPEEEEEGKKDTDVEYDSESSSSGLGHSSDDSSSHGCKTSPALQES; encoded by the exons ATGTTCCCAGAACAGCAGAAAGAG GAGTTCGTGAGTGTCTGGGTCCGAGACCCCAGGATTCAGAAGGAGGACTTTTGGCATTCTTACATCGACTATGAGATATGTATTCAC ACGAATAGCATGTGTTTTACGATGAAGACGTCTTGCGTACGAAGAAGGTATAGAGAGTTCGTGTGGCTGAGGCAGAGACTCCAGAGCAACGCATTGCTGGT aCAATTACCAGAACTTCCATCTAAAAACCTATTTTTCAACATGAACAATCGCCAGCATGTCGACCAGCGCCGCCAGGGCTTGGAAGATTTCCTCAGAAA aGTCCTGCAGAATGCACTCTTGCTTTCCGATAGCAGCCTGCACCTCTTCCTGCAGAGCCATCTGAACTCCGAGGACATTGAAGCATGTGTTTCTGGGCAGACCAAGTACTCGGTAGAAGAGGCAATTCACAAGTTTGCCTTGATGAACAGACGGTTCcccgaagaggaggaggaaggcaagaaAGACACCGACGTAGAGTATGATTCAGAAAG ttCGTCCTCTGGGCTTGGACACAGTAGTGATGACAGCAGCTCTCATGGATGTAAAACGAGCCCGGCTCTGCAGGAGTCCTGA